In the Chroococcidiopsis sp. SAG 2025 genome, one interval contains:
- a CDS encoding Uma2 family endonuclease, producing MDTVILNLEPIVHLTQEQFYQLCMANRELNLELNAKGELIIVPPVGGESGNQEADLITDLNNWNRQTRLGKVFSSSTIFRLPNGANRSPDAAWVRLERWEALTPEEREKFPPLCPDFVIELRSRTDTLKPLQEKMQEYLDNGLRLGWLINPQNNQVEIYRPSQPIEVVSLPVVLSGESILPGFELLIEQ from the coding sequence ATGGATACGGTGATATTAAATCTAGAACCAATTGTGCATTTGACTCAGGAACAGTTTTATCAACTGTGCATGGCAAATCGCGAGTTGAATTTAGAGCTGAATGCCAAAGGAGAGTTAATTATCGTGCCACCCGTAGGAGGAGAGAGTGGAAATCAGGAAGCAGATCTGATAACAGATTTAAATAATTGGAATCGTCAAACGAGGTTAGGAAAAGTATTCAGTTCCTCGACAATTTTTCGTCTCCCCAATGGTGCTAACCGTTCTCCTGATGCAGCTTGGGTAAGACTGGAACGATGGGAGGCTCTAACTCCAGAAGAACGAGAAAAGTTTCCTCCTCTGTGTCCAGATTTTGTTATTGAGCTACGCTCTCGCACTGATACGCTGAAACCGTTGCAAGAAAAGATGCAAGAGTATTTGGATAACGGTCTGCGTCTTGGTTGGCTCATCAATCCTCAAAATAACCAAGTAGAAATTTATCGACCCAGCCAGCCTATAGAAGTAGTATCTTTACCCGTTGTCCTCTCTGGAGAAAGCATTTTACCAGGATTCGAGCTACTTATAGAACAATAG